In Microvirga sp. 17 mud 1-3, the genomic window GGGCAGGCTTGGTCCTATGCCGGCATGGCGGCCGGTGCGCCCATTTGGGACGACGTCTGGAACTGGGTTCAGGGGCAGGCCAGCAATGTCTACGATCGGGTTTTCGACTGGGTCTCCGACAATGTGTCGGGAGCTCCTCTCAGCGTCTTCTCGACTTTTGCCTCCGTCTTTCCCTACGCTATGTCGGGCGTAAAGTTCGACGTGAAGTCCTATCTCGATCATGATGTTCGGGCTCTGCTGTCGGGGTCGCAGTGGAGCAGCTCTTCGATCACGTACAGCCTGCCGGATTCCCGGACGGATTATCAGTGGATCAATCCCAGCGCCGATGGTTTCAAGCCTCTCTCTTTCAATAGCGAGCAGGCCATCCGCTATGTGCTGGAGGGCTATAGCCCCTATTCCGGCGGCCCCAAAATGGGTCTCTCGTCTGTTGAAGCGCTGACCAACCTTTCGCTCGATTATGCGGGGCGCGGCAGCGCGACCATCCAGATTGCCGGCTTTGAGCCCAACAGTGTGATCAACCGGAGCCATGGCTATTATCCCGGCGTGCCGATCTACGGCGGCGATGTCTGGCTGGACACCAACGCGGGTCTTCCAGGAACCAACAGCTACCTGCTCGTGCTCCACGAGTTGGGCCATGCACTCGGGTTGAAGCACCCCCACGATTCAGGCGGCGCACTGCCGAAGATGAGCACGGAGCACGATACGCCCGAATATACGGTCATGTCCTACGTGAACACGTGGGACGATCCCCAGACCTTCATGCAGTATGACATCGCGGCGCTCCAGGCGATGTATGGGGCCGACTTTACGACGAACAGCGGCAATACCGTCTATTCATGGTCCCCTCAGACGGGCGAGACCTTCGTGAACGGGATCGGCCAGGGGGCGTCGGTCAACAATAAGATCTTCCAGACCATCTGGGACGGTGGCGGTTACGACACCTACGACATGTCGAACCATGAGGGCGACGCTACGGTCGATCTGGCGCCGGGTGGCTACGTGAAGTTCTCCCAGGCCCAGCTCGGGTACATCGGGAACGGGGCCTATGTTCACGGCAATGTCTACAACGCCTTCCAGTACAACGGCGATCCCCGCTCGCTGATCGAGAACGCGATCACGGGAGCCGGCAACGACTCCCTCAAGGGCAACGGCGCCGACAACACTCTGAGCGGCAACGCCGGCAACGATGCTCTCTGGGGATTTGAAGGCAACGACATGATGCTCGGCGGAGCCGGCAACGACTGGATGGATGGCGGGCCTGGAGCGGACTACTTCAATGGCGGCGATGGCTGGGACGTGGTGTCGTACCTGCAGACACCATCCACAAGCGGCGGCATTACCGTGAACCTGACGACCAACGCCAATGTTGGCGCGGCTGCGGGAGACAGGCTCTACAATGTAGAAGTGGACCAGGGCACCAATGCCAACGACATGCTCACAGGCCTGGACCGTGGCGGGGGCAATGGCACAGAGCTCCATGGCGAAGGTGGCGATGACGGCTTGATCGGCAGGGCGGGCGGTGATCGTCTCTATGGAGGCGCTGGAAACGATTGGCTCGACGGTGGGGCAGGCGGCGACCTTCTTGACGGTGGGGACGGCTGGGATGTGGTCTCTTATTTGAATTCGGAAGGTTCGAGTGGCGGGGTCATCGTCAACATGACCACGAACCAGAACGGTGGCGGAGCGGCTGGCGATACCCTCAGAGGGATCGAAGTTCTGCAGGGTACTAATGCCAGCGACACGCTGATCGGCGTCGACCGGGGCGGCGGCAGCGGCGTGCAGCTCTACGGCGAGGGCGGCAACGATACGCTTCTCGGCATGGGCGGTGGCGACTACCTGTTCGGCGGTGCCGGGAATGACACCCTCGATGGCGGTGGGGGCAGCAACGCTCTCTCCGGTGGAGCGGGCCGCGATATGTTCCGAGTGACGACGCCCGGTGGGGCCTGCACGATCACGGACTTCACATCGGACGAGCAGATCGTCCTCTCGAGGAGCCTCTTCGGCAGCTTTTCCGATGTCGGCGGCGCGGCATACCAGAACGGGAATGACGTGGTCGTCGCGAGGGGTGGCTTCAGCCTCACCTTAAACAACTTCAAGCTCGCTTATCTGGCAGCAGACGATTTCGCCTTCGTCTGAGGCCGTCGAGGACGGGCTGCAAGGGAAGCGTTCGGCACTTCCTCATGTCCCGAAATACGAAAGGGCAGGTCCTAGGACCTGCCCTTTCGCGTCAAAGACTAAGAGTTTTGGCTCAGGCGGCCTCTTCGGCCTTTCCGAGGCGCTTGTCCAGGTATTCGTCGACAGCCACCATCAGCTCCTCGACCTTGCCGTCGAAGAAGTGGTTGGCGCCCTCGACGACCGCGTGCTCGAGCTTCACGCCCTTCTGGGTCTTCACCTTCTCGATGACGCTGACCACGTCCTTCACAGGTGCGACCCGGTCCTCAGATCCATGGACGAAGAGGCCCGAGGAAGGGCAGGGAGCCAGGAACGAGAAATCGTAGCGGTTCGCCATGGCGGCGATCGAGATGAAGCCCTCGATCTCCGGGCGGCGCATGAGAAGCTGCATGCCGATCCAGGCGCCGAAGGAGACCCCGGCGATCCAGCAGGCGCGGGCGTCCGGGTTCATGGCCTGGGCCCAGTCGAGGGCGGCGGCTGCATCCGACAGCTCGCCCTGCCCATGGTCGAAAGCGCCCTGGCTGCGGCCGACGCCGCGGAAATTGAACCGCAGGACCGAGAAGCCACGGTTCACGAAATCGTAGTACAGGTTGTACACGATCTGGTTGTTCATCGTGCCGCCGAACTGCGGATGGGGATGAAGCACGATCGCGATCGGCGCCCCTTTCTGCTTGGCTTGCTGGTAGCGACCCTCGATGCGGCCAGCCGGCCCAGTGAAGACGACCTCAGGCATGAATACGAACCTCTCAACCGACCTCCCCGTCAGGAGAGGAAAAGCGCTGCAGCCTTGACTTCAGGCCCCGGATTTCGGTAAAATCTTTAGAACTGTTCTAAAGTGTAACTGTGTTTCCTGGGTTCTGCCTTGGCCTCGGCCGGCGGATCCCGACAGAATGTGGTTGCGGTGCTTTAGCATGGCAACCAGGGGCAATTGCAAGACATTCGTGCAATTCGGCGAGCAGGATGACAGCGGTTCAACGCATCTACCTTGACTACAACGCTACGGCGCCGCTCCGGCCCGAAGTGGCGGACGAGGTCGTGCGTGCGCTCGCGCTGCCCGGAAATGCCTCCTCGGTCCATGCGGAAGGCCGCGCGGCGCGTGCCTGCATCGAGCGCGCCCGGGAGCAGGTGGCGGCGCTCGTGGGCGCACGGGCCAAAAATGTGATTTTCACCAGCGGCGGCACCGAGGCGAGCAACACGGTGTTGTCCCCGTCGTTTCGCCGCCTGGGGCAAGAGGGGGCAACCCGCCTTCTGATCGGCGCCACGGAGCATCCGTGCGGCCTCAACGGTCACCGCTTTTCGGCCGATTCCGTCGCCACGCTGCCGGTCGACCATAGCGGCGTCGTGGATCTGGACCGGCTGCGGGAGCATCTGGGGGAGGAGCGGGTACTCGTCTCCGTCCAGCTCGCCAACAACGAGACCGGCGTCCTCCAGCCCGTCGCGGAGATCGCCCGCCTCGTCCAGGACCATGGCGGTCTCGTCCACAGCGATGCGGTCCAGGCAGTCGGTAAGATCCCGGTCGACGTAGCTGCCCTGGGGGTCGATGCCCTGACCCTTTCGGCCCACAAGATCGGCGGCCCGAAAGGGATTGGTGCGCTGATCCTGGCCTCAGACCAGCTCGAAGTCGCGGACAGGCTGATACGCGGCGGTGGGCAGGAGAAGGGCCACAGGGCCGGGACAGAGAACGTAGCCGCCATCGCGGGCTTCGGCCTGGCGGCGGAGCTGGCACGGGCGGAGCTCAACCAGGAGGCTGCGCGTCTCGAAGCGTTGCGGGACGAGGCGCAGGCTCTCATCCGGCGTGTCGCCCCCGATGCGGTCATCATTGCCGGAGAGGCGCGGCGGTTGCCGAACACCTTGGCTTTTGCCATACCCGGCCTAAAGGCCGAAACCGCCCTGATTGCTTTCGACCTGGAGGGAATCGCCCTGTCGTCGGGCTCGGCCTGCTCCTCGGGCAAGGTTCGTCGTTCGCACGTCCTCGATGCCATGGGGGTCGATCCCCAGCTGGCCGAGGGGGTGCTGCGCGTCAGTTTGGGGTGGAAGACGACGAAAGAAGACGTGATCCGCCTGGCGGAGGCGTGCGAAAGGGTGGTGAACACCCTATATAAGCGGAGAGCGAGCGCGGCCTGAGCGGCCACGTTTGCCTTTCCATGTCATCAACCCGCGGCCCTTGAAGCCGTGAGCGGTGGGAGAGACAGATGCCTGCAGTGCAGGAAACGATCGATCAGGTTCGTTCGATCGGCGTCGAGCAATATAAGTACGGCTTCGAAACCGAAGTCGAGATGGAGAAGTCCCCGAAGGGGCTGTCCGAGGACGTGATCCGCTTCATCTCGGCCAAGAAGGGCGAGCCGGAATGGATGCTCCAGTGGCGCCTCGATGCCTATAAGCGCTGGCTCACCATGAAGGAGCCGAACTGGGCGCGGGTGTCCTACGACAAGATCGACTACAACGACATCTATTACTATGCCGCGCCGAAGAAGAACCCGGCGCCGAAGTCGCTCGACGAGGTCGATCCCGAGATCCTCAAGACCTACGAGAAGCTCGGCATTCCCCTGCGTGAGCAGGAGATCCTGGCCGGCGTCGAGCCGCGGAACCGGGTGGCCGTTGACGCGGTGTTCGACTCGGTCTCGGTCGCTACGACCTTCAAGGAAGAGCTGAAGAAGGCCGGCGTGATCTTCATGCCGATCTCCGAGGCCATCCGCGAATATCCGGATCTGGTGCGCCAGTATCTCGGCTCGGTCGTGCCCGTGACGGACAACTTCTTTGCGACCCTGAACTCGGCCGTCTTCACGGACGGGTCCTTCGTCTATGTGCCGCCGGGCGTGCGCTGCCCGATGGAACTGTCCACCTACTTCCGCATCAACGAGAAGGATACGGGCCAGTTCGAGCGCACCCTCATCATCGCCGACAAGGGCTCCTACGTTTCCTATCTGGAGGGCTGCACGGCCCCGAAGCGGGACGAGAACCAGCTCCACGCCGCCGTGGTCGAGCTGATCGCCCTCGACGATGCGGAGATCAAGTATTCCACCGTCCAGAACTGGTATCCCGGTGATGCCGAGGGCCGGGGCGGCATCTACAACTTCGTGACCAAGCGCGGCGATTGCCGCGGCAAGAACTCGGTCATCACCTGGACCCAGGTGGAGACGGGCTCCGCGATCACCTGGAAGTATCCGTCCTGCATCCTGCGCGGCGACAACTCCCGCGGCGAGTTCTACTCGATCGCGGTGTCGAACGGCATGCAGCAGGTCGATTCCGGCACCAAGATGATCCATCTGGGCCGGAACACCACGAGCCGGATCATCTCGAAGGGCATTGCTGCGGGAAGGTCGGAGAATACCTATCGCGGCCTCGTTTCGGCGCACCGCAAGGCGACCGGCGCCCGCAATTTCACGAACTGCGACTCGCTCCTGATCGGCAACGAATGCGGCGCTCATACGGTGCCGTACATTGAGTCGAAGAACGCGAGCGCCGTCTTCGAGCACGAGGCGACCACGTCCAAGATCTCCGAAGACCAGATGTTCTATTGCCAGCAGCGCGGCCTCTCGGAGGAGGAAGCGACGGCATTGATCGTCAACGGCTTCGTGAAGGACGTGCTGCAGCATCTCCCCATGGAGTTCGCCGTCGAGGCGCAGAAGCTCATCTCGATCTCGCTCGAAGGCTCGGTCGGCTGATCGAAAACCCGCGACGTCGTCCCGGCCGAGGCTCAGCGGCGGGCCGGGACCGTCGAAACCAGTTTAATTCGGATAGCGATCCCGGCTCACGCGATGCGCGCCCGGGATGACGTGGATGGAAGTTCATCATGCTCGAAATCAAGAACCTTGTTGTCCAGATCGAGGACAAGCGCATTCTCAACGGGCTCGATCTCACCGTGAACGATGGCGAGGTCGCGGCCATCATGGGGCCGAACGGCTCCGGCAAGTCGACCCTGTCCTACGTGATCGCCGGCAAGGAGGATTATGAAGTCCTCGACGGCGAGATCCTGCTCGACGGTCAGAACCTTCTGGAGATGGAACCGGATCAGCGGGCCGCGGCCGGCGTGTTCCTGGCCTTCCAGTATCCGCTGGAGATCCCGGGCGTCGCCTCTATGACGTTCCTCAAGGCAGCGCTCAACGCCCAGCGCAAGGCGCGCGGCGAGGACGAGCTGACCACGCCGGACTTCATCAAGCGCGTGAACGCCGCTGCCCAGCAGCTCGAAATCCCGAAGGACATGCTCAAGCGTGCCCTCAATGTCGGCTTCTCGGGCGGTGAGAAGAAGCGCATGGAGATCCTCCAGATGGCGCTGCTCCAGCCGACCTTCTGCATCCTGGACGAGACGGATTCGGGCCTCGATATCGATGCGCTCCGCATCGTGTCGGAGGGCGTGAACGCCCTCCGTTCGAAGGACCGTTCGTTCCTCGTCATCACCCACTACCAGCGCCTGCTCAACCACATCGTGCCCGACACGGTGCACGTGATGTCGTCCGGACGCATCGTGAAGTCGGGCGGCAAGGAGCTGGCGCTCGAGCTCGAAGCCAACGGCTATGCCGATTACCGGGACAGCGAGGCCGCGTGACATGGCTGACGTGACTCTCATGAAGACGCCTGCCGAGACCGGGCTGGCGCAGGCCTTCGAGGCCGCCAGATCCCTTCTTCCGGGCGATGGGGAATCCCGCGCAAAGGCCTTCGAGGTCTTCAATCGGAACGGCCTCCCGCATCGTCGCGTGGAGGAGTTCAAATACACGGACTTGCGCGCGCTCATGCGCGAGGCCGCTCCCTTCGCGCCCAAGCCCTCTGCGGTGCAGGCGCGTGCGGCGCTCGACGGCGCGACAGCCTTCGTGGGCGTTCCGGCCCTGCGGGTGCCGTTCGTCAACGGCCATTTCGTGCGTGAGGCTGTGGCTCTCGACTCTCTTCCGGAAGGGGTCGAGATCGTGCCACTCGCGGAGGCCCTGGCCTCCGGTCACGATTGGCTGGCGCATCTGAGCCCGATCGAATGGGCGGCCGAGAATCCGGTCTATCAGCTCAACACCTCCTTCATGGCGGATGGCGTGATGCTGCGCATCGCCGGGTCGGTGGAGACGCCGATTCACCTGCGCTTCGTCACGGTAGGGGATTCGGCCGTGGCGACTGCGACCCGGGTGCTCGTCCTTGTGGAGGACGGCGCCTCGGTCACGCTCCTGGAAAGCCATGAGAGCAATGACGGCGCGGGCCACCAGCCCAACGACGTGGTCGAGCTGATCGCCGGAGACGAGGCCAAGGTCCGCCACGTCCGCCTGAACGCCGAGGGTGACCGGGCGCTTGCGCTGTCGACCCTTGCGGCCAAGATGGGAACCGAGACGCAGCTCACCAGCGTCAACGTGACCACGGGGGCGGCAGTGTCCCGCCATCAGGTCTTCGCGCGGTTCGACGGCGAGAACGCGCACGCGCAGATCAACGGCGCGACGATGATCAAGGGCCGCCAGCATGCGGATTCGACCCTCGTGGTCGAGCACGCGGCGCCCCATTGCGAAAGTCGCGAGCTGTTCAAGACCGTCATCGACGACGAAGCGACCGGCGTGTTCCAGGGCAAGATCATCGTGCCCCACCACGCCCAGAAGACGGACGGACGGATGATGTCGGCCGCGCTTCTCCTCGCGGAGGGCGCCGCGATGAACAACAAGCCGGAACTCGAGATCTTTGCCGACGACGTGCAATGCGCCCACGGCGCCACCTGCGGCCAGCTCGATGAGGACCTGCTGTTCTACCTCATGGCCCGCGGGTTGCCGCGGAAGGAGGCCGAAAGCCTTCTCGTCCAGGCGTTCCTCAGCGAGGCCGTCGAGTTCGTCGACAACGAGGCCGCCCGCGAGGCGCTGGTCGCGGAAGTCGAGGAGTGGCTGCAGAAGCGGGCCTGATCTTTCGCCTCCCCACACGGGGGAGGCCGACGCGGAAAGCGTCGGGTGGGGGTGCGGGCGTCAACCCGGATTCAGTCCGGCGCCGGCATCCCCACCCGGACCCTCCCCGCAAGGAGGAGGGAAGGAGCGAAGCAATATGAACGCACCCTTCACACCTTACGACGTCGAGGCGGTCCGGGCCCAGTTCCCGATCCTGGCATGCCAAGTCTACGGCAAGCCGCTCGTCTATCTCGACAATGCGGCCTCGGCCCAGAAGCCGCGGGCGGTGATCGACGCCATGGTCAACACCATGGAGACGGGCTACGCCAATGTTCACCGCGGCCTGCATTACATGGCGAATGCCGCGACCGAGGGTTTCGAAAGGGCGCGCGAGACCGTCCGGACCTTTCTGAATGCCGGATCCGTAGACGAGATCGTCTTCACCAAGTCAGCCACGGAAGCCTACAACCTCGTGGCGGATTCCTTCGGCCGTATGGCCATCGGGGAGGGGGACGAGATCATCCTCTCCATCATGGAGCACCATTCCAACATCGTGCCGTGGCACTTCCTGCGTGAGCGAAAGGGCGCGGTCATCAAATGGGCGCCCGTGGACGAGGAGGGCAACTTCCTCCTCGAGGAATACGAGAAGCTCTTCTCGCCCCGCACGAAGATCGTCGCCATCACGCACATGTCCAACGTGCTTGGTACGGTGACGCCGATCAAGGAGATTATCCGCATCGCCCATGCCCACGGGGTCCCGGTGCTGGTCGACGGCGCGCAGGGCGCCGTCCATCTCGACGTGGACGTGTGCGATCTCGATGCAGATTTCTATGTCCTGACCGGCCATAAGGTCTACGGACCGACCGGGATCGGCGTGCTCTACGGCAAGAAGGAGCTTCTCGCGCAGATGCCGCCCTACCAGGGCGGCGGCGAGATGATCCAGGAAGTGCGCCGGGACACGATCACCTACAATGATCCTCCCCACCGGTTCGAGGCCGGGACACCAGCCATCATCGAGGCCATCGGGCTCGATGCGGCCCTGCGCTTCATGATGGAACTCGGCCGCGAGAACATCCGCGCCCATGAGGCGGCACTCTCGGACTATGCCCATCAGCGCCTAGGAGCCATCAACTCCCTGCGTATCTATGGCCGCGCCCGTGAGAAGGGGGCCATCATCGCCTTCGACATGAAGGGCGCCCATGCCCACGACATCGCGACCGTGATCGATCGCCAGGGCATTGCCGTGCGGGCCGGAACCCATTGCGCCATGCCGCTTCTGGAGCGATTCGGCGCGACCGCGACCTGTCGCGCGTCATTCGGCCTCTACAACACCCTGGAAGAAGTGGATAAACTGGCCGAAGCCCTTCAAAAGGCCGAAGCCCTGTTCGCGTGAGGATAGCCTGTGAACGATCTGACCCCGACTGCCAATGCGCCCGAAGCGCCGCAGGTGGCCTCAAGCGCCGGAATCCCGCCGGAAGAGCTCGACCGTATGACGGACGACATCGTGGCGGCTCTCAAGACCGTTTACGATCCTGAGATCCCAGCCGACATCTACGAGCTCGGCCTCATCTACCGCGTCGAAATCGAGGATGACCGGAACGTCACCATCGACATGACCCTGACGGCTCCCGGGTGCCCCGTAGCCGGCGAAATGCCGGGCTGGGTTGAAAATGCGGTTTCGACCGTAGCGGGTGTGCAGGGCGTCAAGGTGAACATGGTCTTCGACCCACCGTGGGATCAGAGCCGCATGTCCGACGAGGCTCGGGTTGCCCTGGACATGTGGTAGGCCGCGGCCGCCTCAGTCTCGGCCTTCTGAGCCGACCGGTTTCCTGAAATACACGACCCTCTCCGTCTCTGCGAAGCCGAGGGCTTTATGCATGGCCTGCGAGGCGACATTCGCAAGGTCCGCGTCAGAGGCCAGCTCCCGGCATCCTTTGGCCTGAGCCCAATTTTCGAAGGCCCTCACAAGCCTCCGGGCGATCCCTCGACGCCGATAAGGTGGCGCAACGTAGAGACCTTCAAGAAATCCGACCGGAGAGGTCGAACAGCCGTTCACGTAGTCATGCCGAAGCGCTGCTTCCGCGAAGCCCACGGGGCCGTGTCCGTCGAGATGGGCCAGGAAAGCGACGCCGTTCCCCTGATCCGCGAGGATGGAGATCGTTTCGGCGCGGTGCTCCTCGGGGCTCGTCTCCGGCCAGAGGGCATGCCGGAGGCTTGCCCATTCCGAAAGGCTCTCACGGGTGGCTTCCGCTATGCGGATCGAATCGTGCGTGTTCATGGGACAGCCCTCGGCTTGAGCGGGACACTGTCCGCGAGGGCTCGTCCCAATTCCTCTTTTCCGAGCACCGCGGAGGTGGCGCCAAGCCTGACGAGGTGATCCCGCTCGGCCTCCGTAGCTGCGCGGGCATGGATCGGCAGGAGAGGGTTGAGATGCCGCGCCTGTTCGACTACCTGCCCACTCTCGAACGCATCCGGGATGGCGACGAGGAGGCAAAGGGCTCCGGGTATTTCCGCCGCTGCGGCAACCTCGGGGTCAGCCGCATTCCCGGCAATGACCGGGATACCCTTCTCACGGAGCTCGGCCACCCGGTCCTCGCTGGCCTCCACGACCACGAATGGAATTCCGGCTTCCCTGAGCTTGCGGGTTGCCGCCTGCCCGACACGACCGTGCCCGACCACCACCACGCGTTCCCCGACCGCAGGTGCGGCCACTGCCTCCGCGGGCTCCGGAGCGGGTTCCGGCTCAGGCGGGGCGGCTACGGGGGCATTGCGCTCCTGGTTGCGGGCAACCCACCGGTCGAGCAGGGCGAACAGGAACGGGTTGAGCAGGATCGACAGGATCGCGCCCGCCAGGATGAAGTCGCGTCCACGCTCGGGCAGGATCTCCAGGGCGACGCCCAGGCCCGCGAGGATGAACGAAAACTCGCCGATCTGGGCGAGGCTTGCGGCGATGGTCAGGGCTGTCGCCTTTTCGTGGCCGAACAGGCGGACGATAGCGAGCGCCGCAAGGGATTTGCCGACCACGATGATCAGGAGGGTCGCGAGAACAGGGCCGAAATCCCGGATCAGAATCACCGGGTCGAAGAGCATCCCGACCGAAATGAAGAACAGGACCGCGAAGGCATCCCTGAGCGGGAGCGATTCGGACGCGGCCCTGTGGCTCAGCTCCGATTCGCTCAGGACCATGCCGGCGAAGAAGGCGCCGAGCGCAAAGGAAACACCGAAGAGGACCGCGGCCCCATAAGCGACCCCGAGCGCGATGGCCAGAACGCAGAGGCGGAACAGCTCTCGGGAGCCCGTATGGGCGACGAAATGCAGGATCCAGGGAATCACCCTGCGGCCGACGATCAGCATGATGGCCACGAACGCCGTGACCTTGCCCAATGTCAGAGCGAGGGAGATCCAGATATCCGTGGCCTGGGCCGTGGGATCGGCCATGGCCTTGGCGATGGCGGGCAGCAGGACGAGGGTGAGGACCATGGCCAGGTCCTCGACGATGAGCCACCCGACCGCGATATGCCCGCGCTCGGTTTCAACCAGGCGCCGCTCCTGGAGTGCACGCAGAAGGACGACCGTGCTGGCGACCGAAAGGGCTAGGCCGAAGACGATCCCGGCACCTATCGACCATCCCAGCAGCCAGGCAAGCCCCATGCCGAGCAGGGTCGCGCAGGCGATCTGGACCATGGCGCCCGGGATCGCAATTGCGCGGACGGAGAGGAGGTCCTTCAACGAGAAGTGAAGGCCGACGCCGAACATGAGAAGAATGACGCCGATCTCGGCCAGCTCGTTGGCGAGGTGCTGGACGGCCACGTAGCCGGGCGTGAAGGGGCCCACGAGCACCCCGGCCAAAAGATAGCCGACGAGAGGCGAGATGCGCAGGCGATGCGCCAGGGCTCCAAGGGTGAATGCCAGCACCAGA contains:
- the ybaL gene encoding YbaL family putative K(+) efflux transporter, producing the protein MPHHTPLISTIVVGLVLAFTLGALAHRLRISPLVGYLLAGVLVGPFTPGYVAVQHLANELAEIGVILLMFGVGLHFSLKDLLSVRAIAIPGAMVQIACATLLGMGLAWLLGWSIGAGIVFGLALSVASTVVLLRALQERRLVETERGHIAVGWLIVEDLAMVLTLVLLPAIAKAMADPTAQATDIWISLALTLGKVTAFVAIMLIVGRRVIPWILHFVAHTGSRELFRLCVLAIALGVAYGAAVLFGVSFALGAFFAGMVLSESELSHRAASESLPLRDAFAVLFFISVGMLFDPVILIRDFGPVLATLLIIVVGKSLAALAIVRLFGHEKATALTIAASLAQIGEFSFILAGLGVALEILPERGRDFILAGAILSILLNPFLFALLDRWVARNQERNAPVAAPPEPEPAPEPAEAVAAPAVGERVVVVGHGRVGQAATRKLREAGIPFVVVEASEDRVAELREKGIPVIAGNAADPEVAAAAEIPGALCLLVAIPDAFESGQVVEQARHLNPLLPIHARAATEAERDHLVRLGATSAVLGKEELGRALADSVPLKPRAVP